A portion of the Cyanobacteria bacterium GSL.Bin1 genome contains these proteins:
- a CDS encoding DUF4359 domain-containing protein, giving the protein MKLKPWKISILISSIAVIGVGSAMAITNPRRQAYQEYAAEKMGTYLKEEVCADAPQTLGDFLERQCNNLVDSGQKPLQEMIAQSTERHNYFLFSIYETNLSLMAGLPSYRFKTIGIFQNFFTYESQEQ; this is encoded by the coding sequence ATGAAACTCAAGCCTTGGAAAATTAGCATTCTTATTAGTAGTATTGCTGTTATTGGTGTCGGAAGTGCAATGGCAATTACAAACCCCCGCCGTCAAGCTTATCAAGAATATGCTGCTGAAAAAATGGGCACTTACCTGAAAGAAGAAGTTTGTGCTGATGCCCCGCAAACGTTAGGAGATTTTCTAGAACGTCAATGTAATAATTTAGTTGATAGTGGACAGAAACCTCTCCAAGAGATGATTGCTCAATCAACCGAGAGGCACAACTATTTTTTATTTAGTATTTATGAAACGAATTTATCTTTAATGGCAGGATTGCCAAGCTATCGATTTAAAACAATCGGGATTTTTCAAAATTTCTTTACTTATGAAAGTCAAGAACAATAA